One genomic window of Biomphalaria glabrata chromosome 9, xgBioGlab47.1, whole genome shotgun sequence includes the following:
- the LOC106069492 gene encoding signal transducer and activator of transcription 4-like isoform X7, with translation MLMRTDRNFITVTYGNDPVKFVTAMADCIRKEDELIDHYILEDENTNESTSCIDINVEVSTNNLPVIEQVTESVSQELLDIEKNIDELQKMLTSYNSLIGANSCPLLDEFIFDPDELHSSILNHFDLMLDTMMKYVQVLSMKVAEFKVAKARANVHVGPKAKLDPLAKSFSAFGELLQTVLNWFEPTELLKYFQQNYEEEMKRKESILYQIKIDLLKCNLVVYKQPKDLMSIESVGNKKGKEESSGSDKLKTKRKYRTKKKNTFETGVRLLGGSCLKDVQIDKAFMYLVAERDKAEGKERDQSTVLTFLTEYINDENFPHHVIFKNVAIESFSRVEQNHIYKQFFRLVYDVYISFKGIGKMKVQTLSLPFMFNTGSNQILELIAARMWYCANFDLYDGRFHCDDSLDVEIVLKMLADRVANLNPANPRLLYQDEVEFLQTRLPNSSNGKVTMQGFIKDKMKKTRAADQELGFSFHTWFYAVLYCIKIRLLNPWIDGFIYGFCSEATAAELLEKESVGTFILRPSISREINSMSSREACTDLTMDIKLKKDNPSLDENPYFVQSIPILMSSVQKYSLYGAIAGIKKNNEAIAKYCLTRNGKKSIAFLRAYNQGKVEGEYESIKDYRLMVKKMEEIQIKEIGLDTTGNINERNEDAKSGASQRKRPFPGHFTSSSSPTSVCVPAQSPSDASSHWSNTTSTSDPVDMFDQENATFHMSPGSYNVALGLTTASVQGLRSDHQSNCLPVHYDTEHHRYPFLTCLRDSEEEMGHSLQEGYLETCASLILQRIDGTDELSTLLHEYAKSKDAGVDFMDSELIETSPYFNNEATSTQNWLCDRSDEYRKYQYVRTNSNLSSAYSSCTNISSPSDSSLGGMHEECLCISPADSGIDRTTPSPPNEYEGNN, from the exons ATAAATGTAGAAGTTTCAACCAATAACCTTCCAGTAATAGAACAAGTCACGGAGTCTGTTTCTCAAGAGCTTCttgacattgaaaaaaatattgat GAATTACAGAAAATGCTGACAAGTTACAATTCTTTAA taGGTGCAAATAGTTGTCCTCTATTGGATGAGTTCATATTTGATCCAGATGAG CTCCATTCTTCAATATTGAACCATTTTGACCTAATGTTAGACACCATGATGAAGTATGTTCAAGTGTTGTCTATGAAAGTTGCTGAGTTCAAAGTAGCTAAAGCAAGGGCTAATGTTCATGTTGGACCAAAGGCAAAGTTAGATCCATTGGCCAAGAG CTTCAGTGCATTTGGTGAACTTCTGCAAACTGTATTGAATTGGTTTGAGCCAACAGAACTTCTCAAGTATTTCCAACAGAATTATGAAGAAGAAATGAAACGCAAGGAGTCAATAttgtatcaaatcaaaatagatCTTTTGAAATG CAACCTTGTTGTTTACAAACAACCTAAAGACTTGATGAGCATTGAAAGTGTTGGAAACAAAAAAGGCAAAGAGGAATCTTCAGGTTCTGACAAACTGAAAACCAAAAGGAAGTATCGCACCaaaaaaaagaacacttttGAGACTGGAGTGAG ACTTCTTGGGGGTTCCTGCTTAAAAGATGTACAAATAGATAAGGCTTTCATGTACCTAGTTGCTGAGAGAGATAAGGCTGAAGGCAAAGAAAGAGACCAAAGTACTGTATTGACCTTTCTTACTGAATATATCAATGATGAGAACTTTCCACATCATGTCATCTTTAAGAATGTGGCTATTGAAAGCTTCTCAAGGGTGGAGCAGAACCACATCTACAAACAGTTCTTTAGACTGGTGTATGATGTCTACATTTCTTTCAAGGGGATAGGAAAGATGAAAGTGCAG ACACTTTCTCTACCATTTATGTTTAATACTGGGTCCAATCAGATTCTAGAGCTCATTGCAGCTAGGATGTGGTATTGTGCTAACTTTGATTTA tatGATGGGAGATTTCACTGTGATGATTCTCTGGATGTGGAGATTGTGCTTAAAATGCTGGCTGATAGAGTAGCAAACCTGAATCCAGCTAATCCCAGACTTCTTTACCAAGATGAAGTTGAGTTTCTTCAAACAAGACTGCCAA ATAGTAGCAATGGGAAGGTAACCATGCAAGGATTTATTAAG GATAAGATGAAGAAAACTAGGGCAGCTGATCAAGAACTAGGATTTTCTTTCCACACCTGGTTCTATGCTGTTCTCTACTGCATCAAAATACGTTTACTAAACCCTTGGATTGACGG TTTCATTTATGGCTTCTGCTCTGAAGCTACTGCTGCAGAACTTCTAGAAAAAGAGAGTGTGGGAACCTTTATTCTCAGACCTAGCAtttcaagagaaataaattccATGAGTTCCCGTGAAGCATGTACAGACTTAACAATGGATATCAAGTTAAAGAAAGATAATCCCAGCCTAGATGAAAATCCTT ATTTTGTGCAGTCAATCCCCATCCTAATGAGTAGTGTCCAGAAGTACTCTCTGTATGGAGCCATTGCTGGAATAAAGAAGAACAATGAAGCCATTGCTAAATATTGCCTGACTAGAAATGGGAAAAAGAGCATTGCTTTCTTGAGAGCATACAATCAGG GGAAAGTGGAAGGGGAGTATGAGAGTATCAAAGACTATCGATTGATGGTGAAGAAGATGGAGGAAATCCAAATTAAAGAAATCGGTTTGGA CACAACTGGTAACATTAATGAAAGAAATGAGGATGCTAAGAGTGGAGCCTCCCAACGTAAACGCCCCTTCCCTGGCCACTTCACATCTTCAAGTTCTCCAACTAGTGTTTGTGTTCCTGCACAAAGTCCTTCTGATGCAAGTAGTCATTGGTCAAATACTACCAGTACCTCAGATCCAGTTGATATGTTTGATCAAGAGAACGCG ACATTTCATATGAGTCCAGGAAGCTACAATGTTGCCCTTGGTCTTACTACTGCATCAGTTCAAGGTCTAAGGTCAGATCACCAGAGCaactgtctgcctg TTCACTATGATACTGAGCATCACAGATATCCTTTCCTGACCTGTTTGAGAGACTCTGAGGAGGAAATGGGCCATAGCTTGCAAGAAGGATATTTGGAGACATGTGCTAGCTTAATCCTGCAACGTATTGATGGAACTGATGAATTATCAACACTGCTACATGAATATGCCAAGTCCAAGGACGCAGGAGTAGATTTTATGGACAGTGAACTTATTGAAACATCTCCATATTTTAACAATGAAGCCACTTCCACACAGAATTGGCTATGCGACAGAAGCGATGAGTACAGAAAGTATCAGTATGTGCGAACTAATTCCAACCTTTCTTCAGCGTATTCCTCTTGTACAAATATCTCTAGCCCATCAGACAGCTCTCTAGGTGGAATGCATGAAGAATGTTTATGCATCAGCCCTGCTGATTCAGGAATTGATCGCACTACTCCCTCTCCTCCTAATGAGTATGAGGGAAATAATTAG